A genomic segment from Salvia splendens isolate huo1 chromosome 13, SspV2, whole genome shotgun sequence encodes:
- the LOC121761142 gene encoding WAT1-related protein At5g64700-like isoform X1 — protein sequence MELRKGMMDARVLLGMLVVQVIAAGLQLLSRVILSEGTFIFALLTYRNILAALCVAPFALYFERGALKKINFAAFFWLFMVALTGILLAMGLFYYGLKDTSATYATNFLNLIPILTFIFSIILRIEKLNLHTKGGKIKSLGAILCFAGILTMALYKGKSFNLSAHNHHKIVIKTHQNNIRGTLLLIGSSISYGFWFILQVKLFKVFPYRYSGTMIICCIASVQATVVGLCMDTKVKSWRLGWNLQLLTILYSATLATGVTYALISMVVAEKGPTYPSMFNPLSLLFILIIEAIFFGQELYVGSLIGMALIVAGLYSFLWGSDNDRKATPPPLPLKEIGSGGYAEERMESGRLQPSATIAPTTTN from the exons ATGGAATTGAGGAAAGGGATGATGGATGCAAGAGTACTACTGGGGATGCTAGTGGTACAAGTAATTGCAGCGGGGCTGCAATTACTTTCTAGAGTTATACTGAGTGAGGGAACCTTCATTTTTGCTCTCTTAACCTATCGTAACATCCTCGCGGCCTTATGCGTCGCGCCCTTTGCGCTCTATTTCGAGAG AGGCGCTCTCAAGAAAATCAATTTTGCAGCATTTTTCTGGCTTTTCATGGTAGCACTAACAGG GATATTGCTGGCTATGGGACTATTTTACTATGGTTTGAAGGACACGTCAGCTACATATGCTACCAACTTCCTTAACCTTATTCCAATACTCACCTTTATCTTCTCAATTATTCTAAG GATAGAAAAGTTGAATCTGCATACGAAGGGTGGTAAGATAAAAAGCTTGGGAGCGATTCTATGCTTTGCAGGAATATTAACAATGGCTCTCTACAAAGGCAAATCTTTCAACCTTAGTGCCCACAATCATCATAAAATTGTTATCAAAACCCACCAAAACAACATTAGAGGAACCTTGCTCTTGATTGGAAGCTCTATTTCTTATGGCTTTTGGTTCATTCTACAG GTGAAATTATTCAAAGTATTTCCCTATAGATATTCTGGGACCATGATTATATGCTGCATAGCTTCAGTTCAAGCCACAGTGGTAGGTTTGTGCATGGATACAAAAGTTAAGTCATGGCGATTGGGTTGGAATCTTCAGCTTCTTACAATTTTATACTCG GCTACACTAGCGACAGGTGTAACGTATGCTTTGATTTCGATGGTTGTAGCAGAGAAAGGGCCGACATATCCTTCCATGTTCAATCCTTTATCTCTGCTATTCATCCTCATAATCGAAGCTATTTTCTTCGGTCAAGAGCTCTATGTTGGAAG CTTGATAGGCATGGCATTGATCGTAGCTGGGCTGTATTCATTCTTGTGGGGAAGTGATAATGATAGGAAAGCCACGCCACCGCCGCTCCCCCTCAAAGAAATCGGCAGCGGCGGATATGCGGAGGAGAGAATGGAATCTGGAAGGTTGCAACCCTCCGCCACCATCGCTCCaactactactaattaa
- the LOC121761142 gene encoding WAT1-related protein At5g64700-like isoform X2 — protein sequence MELRKGMMDARVLLGMLVVQVIAAGLQLLSRVILSEGTFIFALLTYRNILAALCVAPFALYFERGALKKINFAAFFWLFMVALTGIEKLNLHTKGGKIKSLGAILCFAGILTMALYKGKSFNLSAHNHHKIVIKTHQNNIRGTLLLIGSSISYGFWFILQVKLFKVFPYRYSGTMIICCIASVQATVVGLCMDTKVKSWRLGWNLQLLTILYSATLATGVTYALISMVVAEKGPTYPSMFNPLSLLFILIIEAIFFGQELYVGSLIGMALIVAGLYSFLWGSDNDRKATPPPLPLKEIGSGGYAEERMESGRLQPSATIAPTTTN from the exons ATGGAATTGAGGAAAGGGATGATGGATGCAAGAGTACTACTGGGGATGCTAGTGGTACAAGTAATTGCAGCGGGGCTGCAATTACTTTCTAGAGTTATACTGAGTGAGGGAACCTTCATTTTTGCTCTCTTAACCTATCGTAACATCCTCGCGGCCTTATGCGTCGCGCCCTTTGCGCTCTATTTCGAGAG AGGCGCTCTCAAGAAAATCAATTTTGCAGCATTTTTCTGGCTTTTCATGGTAGCACTAACAGG GATAGAAAAGTTGAATCTGCATACGAAGGGTGGTAAGATAAAAAGCTTGGGAGCGATTCTATGCTTTGCAGGAATATTAACAATGGCTCTCTACAAAGGCAAATCTTTCAACCTTAGTGCCCACAATCATCATAAAATTGTTATCAAAACCCACCAAAACAACATTAGAGGAACCTTGCTCTTGATTGGAAGCTCTATTTCTTATGGCTTTTGGTTCATTCTACAG GTGAAATTATTCAAAGTATTTCCCTATAGATATTCTGGGACCATGATTATATGCTGCATAGCTTCAGTTCAAGCCACAGTGGTAGGTTTGTGCATGGATACAAAAGTTAAGTCATGGCGATTGGGTTGGAATCTTCAGCTTCTTACAATTTTATACTCG GCTACACTAGCGACAGGTGTAACGTATGCTTTGATTTCGATGGTTGTAGCAGAGAAAGGGCCGACATATCCTTCCATGTTCAATCCTTTATCTCTGCTATTCATCCTCATAATCGAAGCTATTTTCTTCGGTCAAGAGCTCTATGTTGGAAG CTTGATAGGCATGGCATTGATCGTAGCTGGGCTGTATTCATTCTTGTGGGGAAGTGATAATGATAGGAAAGCCACGCCACCGCCGCTCCCCCTCAAAGAAATCGGCAGCGGCGGATATGCGGAGGAGAGAATGGAATCTGGAAGGTTGCAACCCTCCGCCACCATCGCTCCaactactactaattaa